From a region of the Streptomyces sp. B21-083 genome:
- a CDS encoding SAM-dependent methyltransferase: protein MSDITSRTSNDRPDPLAERLNHPRYPRSGRYDARWTIDNQMGPHALWLLEWLAPALGLDTLPPGARVLDLGCGKAMTSVFLAREYDVQVTAADLWIEPGKNARRIAEAGVADRVLPVYAEAHRLPFGDGSFDAIVSIDAYQYFGTNDLYLPSLTRLLKPGGRIGVVMPALSEEPEGVEPPEHLKPFWDPEFWAFHSADWWRRQWTRSGAVTVEAADWLPDGWRDWLLWSEVCAEESTEEFMAGMARDQVELMRADQGRSLGFVRVVGRRT, encoded by the coding sequence ATGTCCGACATCACATCCAGGACCTCGAACGACCGTCCCGACCCGCTCGCTGAGCGGCTGAACCACCCCCGCTACCCGCGCAGCGGCCGGTACGACGCCCGCTGGACCATCGACAACCAGATGGGCCCGCACGCCCTGTGGCTGCTGGAGTGGCTGGCCCCCGCACTCGGCCTCGACACCCTCCCGCCCGGCGCCCGGGTGCTCGACCTGGGCTGCGGCAAGGCCATGACGTCGGTCTTCCTCGCCAGGGAGTACGACGTCCAGGTCACCGCCGCCGACCTGTGGATCGAGCCCGGCAAGAACGCGCGCCGCATCGCCGAGGCGGGCGTCGCCGACCGGGTACTGCCCGTGTACGCCGAGGCGCACCGACTGCCCTTCGGCGACGGGTCGTTCGACGCGATCGTGAGCATCGACGCGTATCAGTACTTCGGCACGAACGACCTGTATCTGCCGAGCCTCACCCGGCTGCTGAAGCCTGGCGGGCGGATCGGTGTCGTCATGCCGGCGCTGAGCGAGGAGCCGGAGGGCGTGGAACCGCCGGAGCACCTGAAGCCGTTCTGGGACCCGGAGTTCTGGGCGTTCCACTCCGCCGACTGGTGGCGGCGTCAGTGGACACGCAGCGGAGCCGTGACGGTGGAGGCCGCCGACTGGCTGCCGGACGGCTGGCGCGACTGGCTGCTGTGGAGCGAGGTCTGCGCCGAGGAGAGCACCGAGGAGTTCATGGCGGGCATGGCCCGCGACCAGGTCGAGCTGATGCGCGCCGACCAGGGCCGGTCCCTGGGCTTCGTACGGGTCGTGGGACGCCGTACGTGA
- a CDS encoding PQQ-dependent sugar dehydrogenase, which produces MIVQRRAVTAVLAAATLLLAAGCSSDGGGGGGSGGGGDSAAPDRTSPGSSPSARATEDVPPAKGSVKVVRTVTEGLKSPWGLAPLPDGDLLVSSRDEGTITRVDTETGRKTELGEVPGVSAAGEGGLLGIALSPSFASDHMVYAYFTTESDNRVARMLYEQEKPAGEQLGAPNTIFRGIPKGYIHNGGRIAFGPDKMLYAGTGESGDTGLAQDKSSLGGKILRMTPEGEPAPGNPFPDSPVYSYGHRNVQGLAWDAKQRLFASEFGQDTWDELNQIKPGDNYGWPKAEGDSRDRAFHNPVAVWHTDDASPSGIAYAEGSVWMAGLKGQRLWRVPLKGTEAAADPQAFLKGEYGRLRTVVSAGGDKLWLVTSETDGRGSPESGDDRILELQVT; this is translated from the coding sequence ATGATCGTGCAACGTAGAGCTGTGACGGCCGTACTGGCCGCGGCCACGCTTCTGCTCGCGGCCGGCTGCTCCTCCGACGGGGGAGGGGGCGGTGGCTCGGGCGGCGGCGGTGACAGCGCGGCGCCGGATCGTACGAGTCCGGGCTCGTCCCCCTCCGCGCGGGCCACCGAGGACGTCCCGCCGGCCAAGGGCTCGGTGAAGGTGGTGCGCACGGTCACCGAGGGCCTGAAGTCCCCGTGGGGCCTGGCCCCGCTGCCGGACGGCGATCTGCTGGTCTCCTCCCGTGACGAGGGCACGATCACGCGGGTGGACACGGAGACGGGCAGGAAGACGGAGCTGGGCGAGGTGCCGGGCGTCTCCGCGGCCGGCGAGGGCGGGCTGCTGGGCATCGCGCTGTCTCCTTCCTTCGCGTCGGACCACATGGTCTACGCGTACTTCACGACGGAGTCGGACAACCGCGTCGCGCGCATGCTGTACGAGCAGGAGAAGCCCGCGGGCGAACAGCTGGGCGCACCGAACACGATCTTCCGGGGCATCCCGAAGGGCTATATCCACAACGGCGGCCGGATCGCCTTCGGCCCGGACAAGATGCTGTACGCGGGCACGGGCGAGAGCGGCGACACGGGCCTGGCGCAGGACAAGTCCTCGCTGGGCGGCAAGATCCTCCGTATGACCCCGGAGGGCGAACCGGCCCCGGGCAACCCCTTCCCCGACTCCCCCGTGTACTCGTACGGACACCGCAACGTGCAGGGCCTCGCCTGGGACGCGAAGCAGCGTCTGTTCGCCTCGGAGTTCGGCCAGGACACCTGGGACGAGCTGAACCAGATCAAGCCGGGCGACAACTACGGCTGGCCGAAGGCGGAGGGCGACAGCCGCGACCGCGCGTTCCACAACCCCGTCGCCGTCTGGCACACGGACGACGCCTCCCCCAGCGGCATCGCCTACGCCGAGGGCTCGGTGTGGATGGCGGGGCTCAAGGGCCAGCGTCTGTGGCGCGTCCCCCTGAAGGGCACCGAGGCCGCCGCCGACCCGCAGGCCTTCCTGAAGGGCGAGTACGGCAGGCTCCGTACGGTCGTGTCGGCGGGCGGCGACAAGCTGTGGCTGGTGACGAGCGAGACGGACGGACGGGGGTCGCCCGAGAGCGGGGACGACCGGATTCTGGAGCTTCAGGTGACCTGA
- a CDS encoding helix-turn-helix transcriptional regulator yields the protein MLWPVETRSVCPVFVGRTDELGVLHDALARAASGEPQALLLGGEAGVGKTRLVEEFADAAAGRGAVVALGGCVEIGADGLPFAPFSTALRALRRALPEELAAAAAGQEEELARLLPELGETGAGRHDEEGMARLFELTARLLERVAADRTVVVALEDLHWADASTRHLLAYLFRTLRTGRLVVLATYRADDVHRRHPLRPLLAELDRLRTVRRIELSRFNRAEVGRQIAGILAAEPEPAQVDEIFGRSDGNAFFVEELAVAAHEGCRTRLTDTLRDLLLVRVESLPESAQRVARIVAEGGSAVEYRLLAAVAGLAEDDLIEALRAAVGANLLLATPAGDGYRFRHSLVREAVGDDLLPGERSRLNRRYAEALEADPTLVPADERTMRLASYWYHAHDPAKALPAVLDASVTARRRYAYSEQLRLLERAMELWDAAPDAVRTTLRPVDYTEVYPPCGCDPATTPLHYLDLMAEAAVAGRLCGERERALKIIKRALHLLEDDGDPLRAAWFWCQRSRLVQAQSRGDGWKELDTAQKLVRGLPPSQVHAEVLANAAAWSMLHCPGPEALAAAEQAVEYARMVGAAEIELHARLTHGGLLVDAGAAETGFAEMRAVKERAVAEGILFVAGRAYINLPSGLEAVGRSRDSVPILEEGIAYAGKFGLLDSEAWAWGNLSESLYSLGRWDAAADAATNALRRGHSTKPQGAGAICLARLALDRGDLAEAARQLAIAHEYFGTHDPMPQHDLLLALVTIGVAAAEGRLLDARTELGHVLDTGFPPGTHRYGWPLLLAAATAEADARALPTVAQGRPETLARILDTAKKLTTGAPVWLAHEHWVRAELQRAEGTATPDTWSRLVTAFEALDRPYDLARVRHRLAEALLTDGAEPDDRDRAAELLRLAATVADHLGARPLADATALLARRARLTPTGTPPAPQEDPAESLGLTSRERDVLRLVSAGRTNRQIAEELFISPKTASVHVSNILAKLSVSGRGEAAAVAHRLGLFPPETEDRLVAG from the coding sequence ATGCTCTGGCCCGTGGAGACCAGGTCCGTCTGTCCGGTGTTCGTCGGTCGTACCGATGAGTTGGGGGTGTTGCACGACGCACTCGCCCGCGCCGCCTCCGGTGAGCCGCAGGCGCTGCTGCTCGGCGGGGAGGCCGGGGTCGGAAAGACACGGCTGGTCGAGGAGTTCGCCGACGCTGCCGCCGGCCGGGGCGCGGTCGTCGCCCTCGGCGGGTGCGTCGAGATCGGCGCCGACGGGCTGCCCTTCGCGCCCTTCTCCACCGCCCTGCGGGCCCTGCGGCGTGCGCTGCCCGAGGAGTTGGCCGCCGCCGCTGCCGGGCAGGAGGAGGAACTGGCCCGGCTGCTGCCGGAGTTGGGCGAGACCGGCGCCGGACGACACGACGAGGAGGGCATGGCGCGCCTCTTCGAACTCACCGCCCGCCTCCTGGAGCGCGTGGCCGCCGACCGCACCGTCGTCGTCGCCCTCGAAGACCTCCACTGGGCCGACGCCTCCACCCGCCACCTCCTCGCGTACCTTTTCCGCACCCTGCGCACCGGCCGCCTCGTCGTTCTCGCCACCTACCGCGCGGACGACGTCCACCGGCGCCACCCGCTGCGCCCCCTGCTCGCCGAACTGGACCGCTTGCGCACGGTCCGCCGGATCGAACTGAGCCGCTTCAACCGCGCCGAAGTGGGCCGCCAGATCGCCGGCATCCTCGCCGCCGAACCCGAGCCGGCCCAGGTCGACGAGATCTTCGGCCGCTCCGACGGCAACGCCTTCTTCGTCGAGGAACTCGCCGTCGCCGCCCACGAGGGCTGCCGCACCCGGCTCACGGACACCCTGCGCGACCTGCTCCTCGTCCGTGTCGAAAGCCTGCCCGAGAGCGCCCAGCGGGTCGCCCGGATCGTCGCCGAGGGCGGCTCCGCCGTCGAGTACCGGCTGCTGGCCGCCGTCGCCGGACTGGCCGAGGACGACCTCATCGAGGCGCTGCGCGCGGCCGTCGGCGCCAACCTCCTGCTCGCCACCCCGGCCGGCGACGGCTACCGCTTCCGCCACTCCCTGGTCCGCGAGGCGGTCGGCGACGACCTGCTCCCCGGCGAACGCTCCCGCCTCAACCGCCGCTACGCCGAGGCGCTGGAGGCCGACCCGACGCTCGTCCCCGCCGACGAACGCACCATGCGCCTGGCCAGCTACTGGTACCACGCCCACGACCCGGCCAAGGCCCTGCCCGCCGTCCTGGACGCCTCGGTCACCGCCCGCCGCCGGTACGCCTACTCCGAGCAACTACGGCTCCTGGAACGGGCGATGGAACTCTGGGACGCCGCCCCCGACGCCGTACGGACCACCCTGCGCCCCGTCGACTACACCGAGGTCTACCCGCCCTGCGGCTGCGACCCGGCCACCACCCCGCTGCACTACCTGGACCTCATGGCCGAGGCCGCCGTCGCGGGCCGGCTGTGCGGGGAACGCGAACGCGCCCTGAAGATCATCAAGCGTGCGCTGCACCTCCTGGAGGACGACGGCGACCCTCTGCGCGCCGCCTGGTTCTGGTGCCAGCGCTCCCGGCTGGTCCAGGCCCAGTCCCGCGGCGACGGCTGGAAGGAGCTCGACACCGCGCAGAAGCTGGTGCGTGGTCTGCCGCCCTCGCAGGTCCACGCGGAGGTCCTCGCCAACGCCGCCGCCTGGTCGATGCTGCACTGCCCCGGCCCCGAGGCCCTCGCCGCCGCCGAACAGGCGGTCGAGTACGCCCGTATGGTGGGCGCCGCCGAGATCGAACTGCACGCCCGCCTCACCCACGGCGGCCTCCTGGTCGACGCCGGGGCCGCGGAGACCGGGTTCGCGGAAATGCGCGCGGTCAAGGAGCGGGCGGTCGCGGAGGGCATCCTCTTCGTCGCCGGACGCGCCTACATCAACCTCCCCAGCGGACTGGAAGCGGTCGGCCGCTCCCGCGACTCCGTCCCCATCCTGGAAGAGGGCATCGCCTACGCGGGGAAGTTCGGGCTGCTGGACTCCGAGGCCTGGGCGTGGGGCAACCTCTCCGAGTCGCTGTACTCGCTCGGCCGCTGGGATGCCGCCGCCGACGCCGCGACCAACGCGCTACGGCGCGGCCACAGCACCAAGCCGCAGGGCGCCGGCGCCATCTGCCTGGCCCGGCTCGCCCTGGACCGGGGCGACCTGGCCGAGGCCGCGCGCCAACTCGCCATCGCGCACGAGTACTTCGGCACCCACGACCCGATGCCCCAGCACGACCTGCTGCTCGCCCTCGTCACCATCGGTGTCGCCGCCGCCGAGGGCCGCCTCCTCGACGCCCGCACCGAACTGGGCCACGTCCTGGACACCGGCTTCCCACCCGGCACCCACCGCTACGGCTGGCCGCTGCTCCTCGCCGCCGCCACCGCCGAGGCCGACGCCCGCGCGCTGCCGACCGTCGCACAGGGCCGCCCCGAGACCCTGGCTCGCATCCTCGACACCGCGAAGAAGCTCACCACCGGCGCCCCCGTCTGGCTCGCCCACGAGCACTGGGTCCGCGCCGAACTCCAGCGCGCCGAGGGGACCGCCACCCCCGACACCTGGTCGCGGCTCGTCACCGCCTTCGAGGCCCTGGACCGCCCCTACGACCTCGCCCGGGTCCGCCACCGCCTCGCCGAGGCCCTGCTGACGGACGGCGCCGAGCCCGACGACCGCGACCGGGCGGCCGAACTGCTCCGCCTGGCCGCCACCGTCGCCGACCACCTGGGCGCCCGCCCCCTCGCCGACGCCACCGCCCTCCTTGCCCGGCGCGCCCGCCTCACCCCCACCGGCACCCCGCCCGCGCCCCAGGAGGACCCGGCCGAGTCCCTGGGCCTCACCAGCCGCGAACGGGACGTCCTGCGTCTGGTCTCCGCCGGCCGCACCAACCGCCAGATCGCCGAGGAGCTCTTCATCTCCCCGAAGACGGCGAGCGTCCACGTCTCCAACATCCTGGCCAAGCTGAGCGTCTCGGGGCGCGGCGAGGCGGCGGCGGTGGCACACCGGCTGGGGCTGTTCCCGCCGGAGACCGAGGATCGTCTGGTAGCGGGATAA
- a CDS encoding type II toxin-antitoxin system RelE family toxin: MLYQIEFTERAAAQRDALPEDRRKLLERGLHKLAEDPFTPVSQAVSGEDIRVVSVATGLTVDYMVHRAFLILVSVAILDQSLIEDE; encoded by the coding sequence GTGTTGTACCAGATCGAGTTCACCGAGCGGGCTGCCGCGCAGCGTGACGCACTTCCCGAGGACCGGCGCAAGCTTCTGGAGCGCGGCCTCCACAAGCTCGCTGAGGACCCCTTCACGCCGGTGTCGCAGGCAGTGAGCGGCGAGGACATCCGCGTGGTGTCCGTGGCCACGGGCCTGACCGTCGACTACATGGTTCACCGCGCCTTCCTGATCCTGGTCTCCGTGGCGATCCTCGACCAGTCGCTCATCGAAGACGAGTAG
- a CDS encoding GNAT family N-acetyltransferase yields MYAISLGDDGAELRPLEPWHAEEFLAHLDRGRDFITRHIPFGMKSTDLDSAREQLQRYADQRAADTGSLHGIWLDGRLVGGVLFLNFSAEHGNCEVGCWLEPAGTGRGLITRAMRVLIDWAIDVRGMHRVEWHASSVNEASINVARRLGMSREALLRENYPHRGVRADTEIWSVLAPEWRAARARAVHKDH; encoded by the coding sequence ATGTACGCGATATCCCTGGGTGACGACGGCGCGGAACTGAGACCCCTGGAGCCCTGGCACGCCGAGGAGTTCCTCGCGCACCTCGACCGGGGGCGGGACTTCATCACCCGGCACATTCCCTTCGGCATGAAGTCCACGGACCTCGACTCCGCGCGGGAACAGCTCCAGCGGTACGCCGACCAGCGCGCCGCCGACACCGGGTCGCTGCACGGGATCTGGCTGGACGGCCGGCTCGTCGGCGGGGTGCTGTTCCTCAACTTCAGCGCGGAGCACGGCAACTGCGAGGTCGGCTGCTGGCTGGAACCGGCCGGCACCGGACGCGGACTGATCACGCGCGCGATGCGTGTCCTCATCGACTGGGCGATCGACGTACGCGGCATGCACCGGGTGGAGTGGCACGCGTCCTCCGTCAACGAAGCGAGCATCAACGTGGCGCGACGGCTGGGCATGAGCCGTGAGGCCCTGCTGCGGGAGAACTACCCGCACCGGGGTGTCCGCGCGGACACCGAGATCTGGTCGGTACTCGCGCCCGAGTGGCGTGCCGCACGCGCGCGTGCCGTTCACAAGGATCATTAA
- a CDS encoding DUF6191 domain-containing protein, with product MFNMFEELFAPGRKHQRDEQNRLELTREDVGDGDPGRGPIDLASGKVVVRRSEQPEETEQPEETEQPEEPGSPQVT from the coding sequence GTGTTCAACATGTTCGAGGAGCTCTTCGCACCGGGACGCAAGCACCAGCGCGACGAACAGAACCGGCTGGAGCTGACCCGCGAGGACGTCGGCGACGGCGACCCCGGACGCGGGCCGATAGACCTCGCGTCCGGGAAGGTCGTCGTACGCCGGTCCGAGCAGCCGGAGGAGACGGAGCAGCCCGAGGAAACGGAGCAGCCCGAGGAGCCGGGCTCGCCTCAGGTCACCTGA
- a CDS encoding aldo/keto reductase, which yields MERRTIGAAALEVGAVGLGCMPMSWAYSASRRRGEESVRAVHRALDEGMTLLDTADMYGPFTNELLVGRALRERRGDAFVSTKVGLLVGDQHIVANGRPGYVKRACDASLRRLQTDVIDLYQLHRADPEVPVEETWGALAELVQAGKVRALGLSAMGEPPGRRSGARPHDATIRQLERVQQVFPVSAVQAELSVWSREALDALLPWCAARGVGFLAAMPLGNGFLTGTLVPGEGFEREDIRARHPRFTAEMTAANQPIVAGLRRVAARLGPDVTPGQVALAWVLAQGRHVVPVPGAKRERWVAQNAGAARLRLTAADLAEVTGLPKAQGSWD from the coding sequence GTGGAGCGCAGGACGATCGGCGCGGCGGCGCTCGAAGTGGGGGCCGTCGGCCTCGGGTGCATGCCGATGAGCTGGGCGTACAGCGCGTCTCGGCGGCGTGGCGAGGAGTCGGTGCGGGCCGTGCACCGGGCCCTGGACGAGGGCATGACCCTGCTGGACACTGCCGACATGTACGGCCCGTTCACCAACGAGCTGCTGGTGGGACGGGCGTTGCGGGAGCGGCGTGGGGACGCCTTCGTGTCGACGAAGGTCGGTCTGCTGGTGGGTGATCAGCACATCGTGGCCAACGGCCGCCCGGGGTACGTGAAACGAGCGTGCGACGCCTCGCTGCGCCGCCTCCAGACGGATGTCATCGACCTCTACCAGCTGCACCGCGCGGACCCTGAGGTACCCGTCGAGGAGACGTGGGGCGCGCTGGCGGAGCTCGTACAGGCGGGAAAAGTACGGGCGTTGGGACTGTCCGCGATGGGCGAGCCGCCCGGACGCCGGTCGGGGGCGCGGCCGCACGACGCGACGATCCGTCAACTGGAGCGGGTGCAGCAGGTGTTCCCGGTCAGCGCCGTGCAGGCCGAGCTGTCGGTGTGGTCGCGCGAGGCGCTGGACGCGCTGCTGCCGTGGTGTGCGGCGCGCGGGGTCGGCTTCCTGGCGGCGATGCCGCTGGGCAACGGCTTTCTGACCGGGACGCTGGTGCCGGGCGAGGGCTTCGAGCGGGAGGACATCCGCGCCCGCCACCCCCGCTTCACCGCCGAGATGACGGCCGCGAACCAGCCGATCGTGGCGGGTCTGCGCCGGGTGGCGGCTCGGCTCGGGCCGGACGTCACGCCGGGCCAGGTGGCGCTGGCGTGGGTTCTCGCGCAGGGGCGGCACGTGGTGCCCGTACCGGGGGCCAAGCGGGAACGGTGGGTGGCGCAGAACGCCGGGGCGGCGCGGCTGAGGCTGACGGCGGCGGACCTGGCGGAGGTGACGGGGCTGCCGAAGGCGCAGGGATCCTGGGACTGA
- a CDS encoding MMPL family transporter, with the protein MAVLARWCVRHRLVVVLIWLAAFACVTAAAAVMGSAYSNDYEAPGTESGRATQLLEKGFPGLGGDTDTVVWRTGSGTVRAADVEQTMTRTLDRIADLPGVASVVSPYEGGGSGRISGDGRTAYATVTFDRSAEDIGTGEARPVVDAAEAARVDGLQVELGGGAIALTESSGGHLAETVGVIVAAVVLFLAFGSLAASMLPIATALVSVGTAYAGIVLLGHAMTVADFAPMLGMLVGLGVGIDYALFIVTRHRRGLKRGLPVTEAAVNAVTTTGRAVVFAGATVCIALLGMLILRLGFLNGVAVAASLTVVLTVAASVTLLPALLSFIGPRALSRRERRRLAEHGPEPELPTGFAARWSAFVERHPKVLGAGALVVIALLALPTLSLHLGTSDQGNNPKTTTTRQAYDLLADGFGPGVNGPLTLVTPVSDAEDKLVLDNLAATLRTTEGVASSSPVTYSADGSTGYLTVVPESSPQSARTSDLVERLRERVLPRAETGTSLDLYVGGVTASYDDFADVIIGKLPLFVGVVIGLGCLLLLLAFRSIGIPLKAAVMNVAAVASAFGVVVAIFQWGWGSELLGLGSAGPIEPFLPVIMVSVLFGLSMDYQVFLVSRMYEEWLETGDNRRAVRVGLAETSRVINSAAVIMISVFLAFVLSGDRVIAMFGIALAAAVALDAFVLRTLLVPALMHLLGGANWWLPRWLDRRLPRISIEPPECRAAAAQMPGVGEGARASIPDVLDVDVMNVMDALVKERPQDVRDIPG; encoded by the coding sequence GTGGCAGTCCTCGCACGCTGGTGTGTCAGGCACCGCCTGGTCGTCGTTCTGATCTGGCTCGCCGCCTTCGCCTGTGTCACCGCCGCCGCCGCTGTCATGGGCTCGGCGTACTCGAACGACTACGAGGCCCCCGGCACCGAGTCGGGCCGCGCCACCCAGCTCCTGGAGAAAGGTTTCCCCGGGCTCGGTGGTGACACCGACACCGTCGTCTGGCGCACGGGGTCCGGCACGGTCCGCGCCGCCGACGTCGAGCAGACGATGACCCGCACCCTGGACCGCATCGCCGACCTCCCCGGCGTGGCCTCGGTCGTCAGCCCCTACGAAGGCGGCGGCAGCGGTCGGATCAGCGGCGACGGGCGTACGGCGTACGCCACCGTCACCTTCGACAGGTCCGCCGAGGACATCGGCACGGGCGAGGCCCGGCCCGTCGTCGACGCGGCCGAGGCGGCGCGGGTCGACGGGCTCCAGGTGGAGCTGGGCGGCGGCGCCATCGCGCTCACCGAGTCGTCCGGCGGCCACCTCGCCGAAACCGTCGGGGTGATCGTCGCGGCCGTCGTGCTGTTCCTCGCCTTCGGCTCGCTCGCGGCCTCCATGCTGCCCATCGCCACCGCCCTGGTGAGCGTCGGGACGGCGTACGCCGGGATCGTGCTCCTCGGGCACGCGATGACCGTCGCCGACTTCGCACCCATGCTCGGCATGCTGGTCGGGCTCGGCGTGGGCATCGACTACGCCCTGTTCATCGTCACCAGACACCGGCGCGGTCTGAAGCGCGGTCTGCCGGTCACCGAGGCCGCCGTCAACGCCGTCACGACCACGGGACGGGCCGTCGTCTTCGCGGGTGCGACCGTTTGCATCGCCCTGCTGGGGATGCTGATCCTGCGCCTCGGCTTCCTCAACGGGGTCGCCGTCGCGGCCTCCCTGACGGTGGTCCTGACCGTGGCGGCCTCCGTGACCCTGCTCCCCGCCCTGCTGTCGTTCATCGGGCCGCGCGCCCTGAGCCGGCGCGAGCGGCGCAGGCTGGCCGAGCACGGGCCCGAGCCGGAGCTGCCCACCGGGTTCGCCGCCCGCTGGTCCGCGTTCGTCGAACGCCACCCCAAGGTGCTCGGCGCCGGCGCCCTGGTCGTCATCGCACTGCTCGCCCTGCCCACCCTCTCGCTGCACCTCGGCACCTCCGACCAGGGCAACAACCCGAAGACGACGACCACACGCCAGGCCTACGACCTTCTCGCCGACGGTTTCGGCCCCGGCGTCAACGGCCCGCTCACCCTCGTCACGCCCGTCTCCGACGCCGAGGACAAGCTCGTCCTCGACAACCTCGCCGCGACTCTCCGGACCACCGAGGGCGTCGCGTCGTCCTCGCCGGTGACCTACAGCGCCGACGGCTCCACCGGGTACCTCACCGTCGTACCGGAGTCCTCCCCGCAGTCCGCGCGGACCAGTGACCTGGTGGAGCGGCTGCGCGAGAGGGTGCTCCCGCGCGCGGAGACCGGCACGTCGCTCGACCTGTACGTCGGCGGGGTCACGGCGAGCTATGACGACTTCGCGGATGTGATCATCGGCAAGCTGCCGCTGTTCGTCGGTGTCGTGATCGGCCTGGGCTGTCTGCTGCTCCTGCTCGCGTTCCGGTCGATCGGGATCCCGCTCAAGGCCGCCGTGATGAACGTCGCCGCCGTCGCCTCCGCGTTCGGGGTCGTCGTCGCGATCTTCCAGTGGGGCTGGGGGAGCGAACTCCTGGGCCTCGGCAGCGCCGGCCCGATCGAGCCGTTCCTCCCGGTCATCATGGTCTCGGTCCTCTTCGGGCTCTCCATGGACTACCAGGTCTTCCTGGTCAGCCGGATGTACGAGGAGTGGCTGGAGACCGGCGACAACCGGCGGGCCGTCCGGGTCGGCCTCGCCGAGACCAGCCGTGTGATCAACTCCGCGGCGGTCATCATGATCTCCGTCTTCCTCGCGTTCGTGCTGAGCGGCGACCGGGTGATCGCCATGTTCGGCATCGCCCTGGCCGCCGCCGTCGCCCTCGACGCCTTCGTCCTGCGTACGCTCCTGGTGCCCGCGCTGATGCATCTGCTCGGCGGCGCCAACTGGTGGCTGCCACGCTGGCTGGACAGACGGCTGCCGCGCATCAGCATCGAGCCCCCTGAGTGCCGCGCCGCCGCCGCGCAAATGCCGGGCGTGGGGGAGGGCGCCCGTGCGAGCATTCCGGACGTACTCGACGTGGACGTCATGAACGTGATGGACGCACTGGTGAAGGAGCGACCGCAGGATGTACGCGATATCCCTGGGTGA